The Vidua chalybeata isolate OUT-0048 chromosome 9, bVidCha1 merged haplotype, whole genome shotgun sequence genomic sequence CTGCCTTCTCTGTgacacagctcagccctgctgctcaccaggagctggcagggagacTTAAAGGTAACTGCAGCACATGTGGAAACCTCCCAGGGCACTGTCCAGCACGGTGGCTGCTGGGGTGGTGCTGCACATCCCTGGAGTGTGGAACAAAGCCCTCAGCCCATTCTCTGGTAGCAGGCCACAGGAGGTTCTGGGACACTGACTCGTTTCTCACAGCTCCAGGCTAAGCAATGTCTGTACCAAAGGAGGTCGTTCTTCCCCATGTGTCTGTTGTGCACGGGAGGCGGAGCCTGCTTGGCTCACATGGCACTGTTTGTGTTAGTAGTGAACTCGCTGAGGGCAGGAATGGATTGAAATGAATCACGTTAATCACCATCACTCTTAGCAGTGTTGTcaactgtttttgttttttaattgttacTGTAATatattttggttgtttttctaatttaattctCTCACTATCGTCTGACTGTGAACTGCGAACAGTGTTAAACGTGATGTAAATAAGGCCCTTGGAAGGGCCTCTTTGCCTGTCGTTCCACAAAGTTTTGccaatttgcattttgttttaaataaagattgCAATATTTTATTGGCAAAAACCACTTGAGTAGAtgctgggtggtttttttttccccttaatgaATATTTGAAGCTGTTCAGTCCTAACCAGAAGCTCTTGAATTTGGGTagaaaaaattgttaaaaagagaaacaatttaATTCCACCAGGTTGCAAGAAAATCAGTATCTTTATTTATGCAGTATCTATTTAGAACCAAACTGTTGCCCTGGCACGGTAAGAGAGCAGCTCTTGCTGTTGTGGGGCTGGTCAGAGCTGACCCAAATGTGACACACATGCTCGTGATCCAGCAGAGTGCAGCTCTTGCCTTGCCCTCCTCAATGtctccaccacctccctcaGCTGAACACTTCTTGACATTTAGAAAAAATCCCGGGTTATCCTGGCTTGCACACACAACCTTTTGGCTACTAACCTTCAGCACACAGCTTGCTGAACTTTCTGCCCAGGTGCCCAAACACACACCCAGTTGTGTCCTGTGAGGCAGcagcctccctgccccagctggcgGCGTCACCCCGATGGTTCCCAGGTTTCTGACACCTGAATTAACCATAAACCAAGTCTCAGAAATGCCTGATCCTGGCACAGCCCAAAGGTCCATTCCACACAGCAGGGCTAAGCCACCTGCACTAGCTGAGCAGTGGGAGAGCAGCTGGCTCATCTCCGCCTTGGACTGTGAAGCCTCCTGAGATAACGGAGCCAGCATGactggagggaagcagggacTCAAAGTCTGCAGGGCTCGGACGTGTCTGCCTGGTCAATCTTTCCCAGAGGTCACACTGCTCAGCACTGGCACCGCAAAATCGGTCAGAGCTTAAAATAGATCAAAGGTCCCTTCGTGGGGGTGGCTGGgaagcccagccctgtccttggCAGGGGATGTTTCACTCCTTGCCAGCACAGCCCCGTTGGAAGGGAGTTTTGACCCAGAGGTCACAGAGTGATTCCTGTAACACTGATGAAATTTTTTGGAGCTGCTGCAACACACTTATCACCTGGCGAGTACCCGACAGCAAACAGCCCCTTGTGataatactaataaaaaaaaaaaaaaaaaaaaaaaataataataataatgctgaTACCAGCCAAAAAGCCACAGCATGAAATgtactgaagagaaaaacaaaaaaaggaaaaaaaccaagctTTTACTGCATCCATGAAAACTCACGTTCAGCTGCAGCCTGATGCTTCAGCTACCATCCTCCTCACCTGCCCTTCACCTTTGGGCAGAAGAGTTCTCTTCCGTTTTTTGGTTTCGCAGTGAAGGAAACGGGCTCTTCACCAACCTGCTTAGTAAAATAACTGCAGCAGAAGTTCCCCTCATCCCCGCAGCTGCTTCCATACAACGGAAGAAGTGGACACTCCAAGGTGAGAGCTATGGATTTGGCATCTCCAGAGGAAATTATTCAGTCTTTTTCTCCCTGCACAGACTACGATCCTGGCCCGTGGGTCCCTGAGCAGCAGACACCATAGACAGGCATGAGAgcaacagagggaaaaaactcAACTCCAGCAAAAGAGTTCTGGGTGATCTAGtaaaatgacagagaaaaatggggatggggatgtggcTTCGGCCACACTGTCCCAACAGAACCAGCCTGTCCAAGGCCTCCCTTCTCCACACAGCAACAAACCAAGAACTTGGACATTCCCAGTCCCCACTCACATGGAACAGCATCTGTCAGCAGAACCACATCACCCCTCCAGCTAAAATAAGGGACTTAGAACATCAGACAGGCTCCAAAAGCAGCCAAGCACAGGCTGTCCCCATATTCCAGGAGTAAGGGATGCACCTCCTTCGCTGCAACAGCTCTGGGAGTAATGGGGAGTTTAAGTCTCTGGTAAGTCCCTGTGCAAGTGCCTGGCTGGGTCATCTGCCTCTGACCCTGTGTCAAGAGAGCAGCTCCTAGAGTGCAGAACCAACTTCAGCACAGGTCTGGTCCCCCTGGTGTTcaaggaaggaaataatttatgcGCTGGGGCACGGATTTGCAGCCCTGTGCAGAGAAAAGCTTCTCCTCTTTGGGGACAAACACCATCATCTGGGCCACCTGGTCGAGCGTTGCCTCGGTGTAGGGAAGCCCACGGGCCAGGAAGGCATCCCGTGCACAGAGCTTCACGTGGTGATACTCCAGAGGCAGGAACGGCACCACGAAATCAATCAGGTTCTCTCTGAGGAGCTGGCTGTGGGCATAACTGTTCTCTGGAGCAGAGCACAAGACAAGGCAAACTCAGAAGCTTCACCTGAGAGCACGATCCCTCTGTGAGGCTAGGCTTGGCTCCAAGGGGCTCATCCAGTGGGACCCACTTGTacagagctgctcagcactCTGAGCACAGAGCATCTCTAAGAGTCACACCAAGAGATGCCCGGAGCCCCAGAGaagcctcagcagtgccctgtgAGGTTGAGCTACCTCTTGCCCCCAGCCATTTTTAGGGCCGAAGGGGGCCTGAAGGCCCCTTGTCTCAGAGACCAAGGATGGGGCTCTTATTATCAACAACCCTGGGCGGGGGTGGAGCGAGGGCTTGTtcccccaggcacagccctgtgtgGCACATGGTGCATGGGACACTGCAGAggggcagccctgcaggcagcctgcccacagcccccccGAGCAAGCCCAGCTCTTacctgcagcctcctgcagctccagccgcAGCcgctgctccaggagctccaagGAGATCTCCTCCCGTGCCCGGCCGGCTCGCCAGAAGTCCAGGGCCACCTCATTGATGGTGTTGCCACCAAGATTGCTGTGGACACAAGGAAGTCACTCAAGATTTCCCCCAGAGGTGAACTGctgagagctgccagcaccttccctgcagACAGGCCCCAGCAGTTCTGTTGGCAACAAAGGATTTGCTGTCTAGGATCAGCACATGGACAGCCAGCCTTCTTCCCAAAGAGCCCTTTCCATAGGTATCCATGCAGCTGTCTGCCATCCTGCCAGCTCAgacccaggggcagcagagTCCTCCATCTCCCTCAGTCCCCTGTCCTGGCTTGGGAAGCCATCAACCTCTCAGGTGACACTTGGCTCTACACCAAACGTTGAACAAACCACCACAAAGTCCAGGTTAAAGGGCAGAGCACATGGCAGGAATCCCACTGGAAGTAAAGGTCCAGGGCAGGGATTCAAGTGGCAGCTGAGgacttggcaaagcatcctcTGCCCATgggacaaagcagcagcacagctcccacctAAGGGCTCTTCTGAACACCTatgggagcagctctgtggtgggGTTTGCAAGATTCTAGCAGCTGTTGAGGGTCCCAGGACAGCCCTACACCTTGGAAAGCAGGTCCAGGAAAAgtgtcccccctccccaggcactggtgaggggcttgCCCCCAGCCTTGAATGCCTTGGTGAAGTGGGAACCAGTGGAGGCAGAGCTTGTGTGGGTGGGAGGCAGAGAGGCAGGGGGAGGCACAGATCTTGCATCCCATCCTCATGTCAGAGGCTCTGGACCCCAAATGGAAGGCAGGGAAAATTAGAAAGCTGCCACTGTTTCCCACCATGCCCCACCCCTTGTCAGGGAGAAAACAGCTTGTACTGATCCTGCTCCCAACCCAAACAGCCCCTTTTGGCTGGACAGGCAGCCAGTCCTGCCCCATCTGTAGGACCGTGCCAGTGTCACAGGAGCCCTGAGGCAGAGCCATCCCTCCTAAAGCAGGTCAGTGTCACACACTGCCACCAGGAATGATGGAAGCCCTGGGATTACACACTGTTCAAGGcaccctgctcccctctgcttGCTGACAGTGTCCATTCCTGACCTTCATGGCTTGCCAAGCAGGACACCAGGTCAGCCCCATGCAGCTGGCAGCACGTCCACCCCGTGCTGAGCAACAGGGCAGGACCTGCCCCTTCCACCACGGCTCCTTACACGCAGGAGGGACCAGAGTGTGGCGAGTTCCACGGGCACTGACTGGGCACACAGACAGGTCCTCCACAGGCAGGGAAACCTCTCTGAGGGAACCACCAAGCTTGGAGGTTGGAACACTTGCCTGGATGGTGGGAGGTGGAAGAGGAATGCTCTGCTCACCTCCAACCACTGGGAACAGCTTATGCCAGAGCCAAGCTCAAGGTTGCAATTCCTAAACTGAAGTGGGACCAAGATGCTTTTGGGGCACTTTAGTCAGATGCTTGCCTCACATCCTGGTTTTGAGATGCCCCATTTCTCCCTCCAGCTGCATCCCACACAGAGACAGTGCTGGGGTGCACATGTGCCTAACTCCTGGGAAAGGAACCAACTaaaccaggctgtgctgatGCCAGGATCAGCCTCACAGCACCTCagtctgcagccacagccaggcactGGAAACTCTCCAGCTCCTAACAGTGCATGGGAACTTCCAACCAAGACcttcagccccagctcagctccctggaGGGTGACATctgctcagctgggcagggtgaCACTTTGTTAACTTACTGTGCTTCCCTGCCTCCAAATCTAGACTCTGGCTCAGATGTCCCAACTCAGCTGgacctcagctcctcctgcagatGCCTTGTTCCCAGGGAGGATGCCCAGCATCCATAGGTAAAACTGAACATGGAGGCAACCACCACGAGGGAACAAAGCATCTGTGTCCTCCCCTGCATCACACACCTCTGGGGATAAACACCATTAATTGGTTCCTCCCCATCCCTTCAGGGGACCAGAAATCACCTGAGGAAGATGAAGATGGATCTCTGCTGATCCACCTGGCCCTTGCTGCCGTGTTGAGCCATGAAGGGCTTGATGGCATCCAGGAGGTTGGAGTGCAGCTTCTCAGCCTCGTCGAAGATGAGCAGGGCCTGCCTGCAGCGCTGCAGGGTCTCGCTGAtctgcctctgcagctgggCCTGCACAGCGGCAGCGAGGAGAGTCAGGAGcccccaggctgctctgggatcACCCAGTCAGGCATCACAgctgctccatctcctcccacccagcaggacagggcagagaacaggaaaagcaaaggcagGAAGATGAGTGAGGTGAGGTAGATTAGTTTAGGAagtgaaggaaagaggaaagaaagacaTCAAGTGATGCAAAGGCAGCCACCCATCCTGCCACAAACAGACTGATGCCCAGCCAGTCTCTGAGCAATGGCTTCCTGCCCCTAAACCCCCCTCCTTGCAGCTTTTACTCCTGAGCATGGCAGTAAATGacatggaatatccctttggcaCTAGGACTCAGCTCTTTGGTGTGTCCCAAACTTCTTGTACTGACCTCAGGGGCTGAGTGGGAGAGGGGTGGAGGCCTTGAGGCTGcacaagcactgctcagcagtaaccAGCCAGTGCTGTGGGATGTAGTTTCACTCACAAACCCAAGGCACAGCCCCACATGGGCTGCTGGGAAGGACATGaactccagcccagcccagctcactGGACCATCTTGTGTTGTTGGCTCTCACCTTGTAGGAGTCCACGTAGTTGTGATGTGGGAAGTGGAGGAGGGACACGAACACCCTGACACAGTCACTCCTCAGCCCGTCCCGGTACAGGTGACTGGCCACCATCCGAGCCACAAAGTTCTTCCCTGTGCCAGACCAGCCATGGAAGGACAGGACCAGAGCCTTGCGGGGCCGTGGGTTCTGCAGGAACCCCTGCACCGCCTGCACCACCACATCCTTAGCCAGGTGCTGCCCATGGAGCTGCCCACTGAAgtctgcctccagccctgcacagagagAGCATGAGCTCAGCCTCCACCTGCCAGGACAGCTACTGCAGGTGGGAGTAAGAGGAGAAAACGTGGCAGGGCTGCCTGGCCAAGAGGACTGTGAAGTGACATTAAAGCCACaggctgcctgtgccctgcctACATCAGCCTCTGGCACCAAAAAGACACAAATCTTCCACGgactcctttttttctttaggaaaaggcagagatgcttggcagctgcagagagcaccAATGCCCAAAGGCCCTCCcaagctcccagcacagggttTGCATACCAGGAGTCTCAGGGACAGCAAAACACAAAGACATCTACTCATGGCTTACACACAGGTAAGTGTGCCCTCCCGACCTAGGGCAGGGCTCTGGGCCAGTTTGGATCCCACTATATGTGCCTGGAAGCTCTGGGATGCAGGCAGGGCTCGTGGCAAGCTGGAGCAGATACGCTGTGCAGTAAGGAACAAATTATCTTTGGCCTCAGAACTTCAGAAGGGACACAGGACTGAGCTCAGCTTCATCctcccacagctcagcaccCTACCCAGAAAAGCCCTTTACTAACATCACTTTGTAGAACACactttaacaggaaaaaagccTCAAAACAAGCCACACAAGCACTACAGCCCTACCTGTGATGTTGTTGATTATCCTGCAGTCTCCTGTCTCACAGCACTTGCCAAAACTGCAATACCAGGCAGAGAGGATCTCCAGGTAATCCTGGCCCACCAGAGGAAAGCCCCAGCCTGGAAACGAGAGCAGAATGAGCAGAGAGGTGCCAGGAAAGGCTTTTTTACGTTTTGGGCTTAGCTGAGCCCTATTACAGCAATCTTCTCTCAGGTGCACGCACTCAGCCATGTCCCTgcgggcagccctggctgtgcgGAGGGACAATGAGCTCGGAACCGGCAGCAGCCGGTTCGAGAGGGCTCCAATGCCCAAGAAGTGCAAGAGCACTCCCCTCATCCCGGGGAATGCCAAGGAGGGAGATGCCGGGGCAGGAACCCTCGGGAAGGAAGGGCAGCGCCACAGGAA encodes the following:
- the TOR3A gene encoding torsin-3A isoform X2; this translates as MGQARLPAPRGLSCCVLVLLLLLGGSGSPGTTPPPRAPWAEEQGAVPEGGPWGRVRYETVKKHLGAVSALSKQYWQYLACKVWQEGCEEEEKQQEEREASPIPGWGFPLVGQDYLEILSAWYCSFGKCCETGDCRIINNITGLEADFSGQLHGQHLAKDVVVQAVQGFLQNPRPRKALVLSFHGWSGTGKNFVARMVASHLYRDGLRSDCVRVFVSLLHFPHHNYVDSYKAQLQRQISETLQRCRQALLIFDEAEKLHSNLLDAIKPFMAQHGSKGQVDQQRSIFIFLSNLGGNTINEVALDFWRAGRAREEISLELLEQRLRLELQEAADHPELFCWS
- the TOR3A gene encoding torsin-3A isoform X1, yielding MGQARLPAPRGLSCCVLVLLLLLGGSGSPGTTPPPRAPWAEEQGAVPEGGPWGRVRYETVKKHLGAVSALSKQYWQYLACKVWQEGCEEEEKQQEEREASPIPGWGFPLVGQDYLEILSAWYCSFGKCCETGDCRIINNITGLEADFSGQLHGQHLAKDVVVQAVQGFLQNPRPRKALVLSFHGWSGTGKNFVARMVASHLYRDGLRSDCVRVFVSLLHFPHHNYVDSYKAQLQRQISETLQRCRQALLIFDEAEKLHSNLLDAIKPFMAQHGSKGQVDQQRSIFIFLSNLGGNTINEVALDFWRAGRAREEISLELLEQRLRLELQEAAENSYAHSQLLRENLIDFVVPFLPLEYHHVKLCARDAFLARGLPYTEATLDQVAQMMVFVPKEEKLFSAQGCKSVPQRINYFLP